tagcatcttcttctctaatatcTACTTTCTAATATTCTTTctctttcaccttctcatttttatactGTTGTTCTCTATTTCAATTTCCTTTTTATCGcacctcttcttctctaatctctcctctcttttgatctttcttttttatctcactaatctctcatctcctctattttttgtttcaatataatatttttgatattgttttatgctattgttttatgtttattattccacttttgtctaatatgATTTTTACACATTAAATGGGAACTTGTAGTCCAAATATGATGAGTTTTATTGTTATTTGGTAGTGTATGAATAACTAAATAGAAAGTtaagttgttatctatttttgTATGCATGactcaataatttttttgaaaaaaaccgaacaaaccgaaccgaaccaaaccgtatTGTTTTGATTTGGGTTGATTCAGTTTTATTTCTAAGAGTTAATTGAACCATACCAAACCACACATTTTTTCTCTAGCAGTTTGGATTATTTTTTTTGCGTCAAAACCATTTAAACCGTATTGCAAACACCCCTACTATAAAGTTTGAAATTTCTAATCCCATACGATCTAGTGAAATGTTTCAATTATCTTAATAGAATGATACAAGAAGCACACGTGAATTCCAATCATCAACTTAAATTTCATCAAATCCGAACCaaatcaaacaacaacaaaaacccgACACCAGTCTAGCTATAATTAATACTCCACCACGCACGTGCTGTTCCACAATTATCGGTTTCttagattttgtttttgtttgaaaatatttggatttggttaAGGTACCTAGTTGATTGAGGTAAAACAATTAAATGATTGAAATAGTACTAAAAATTAGGGATGGACAATCAATTGGTTTGTGTCAATATCGAATCAAAAACTTAAATTCGACGCAAACCGCACTTTCACTTTAAAGGCCACAcaaattgtttaatatttattaaactaaatccacacaaattgtttcttataaaattcaataacatttatttttttaatttaaaaaaaattattaaaattttagaatAACATAAAAGtaagattatatttttattattgaaaaaaattattattacctaataatattttcaatatcaTTTAATATCATACTTTAATAACAATCAAAGTTTTGTATTGCAATTTTTTTATTCTTATGAAAAAACgatgtcattattattattattagattataAAATGATAATATTATAACAGAACTTCATTTTTAAAATGGATCCATATaaaataataacttttttttaatattagttgaGTTTGGTCGGGTTTAATTTCTAACGGATCTAAATAATCATTCGAGCCCGACCGAGTCAACCCTATACTATCCAAATTAAGCAACTGAATCAACCAGACACCCGATCCACTCCGAACCGTTTACACAAAAATTACAATGAATCTGTTGGTTTGAATCGGTCTGTTAAAATTTGTCCACCCTActaaaaattataacattaattattttttatgataaaaatacgattttaaaatttataattttaaaatcacattcattcaattaaataattgaaataaaatttgtATACAGCTAGAAATTTATATCGTAATTATTTAGTATATACTTTAAAttcattaaaaaagaaaattaattttgaatattgaaatttgtattgaaaaagaaaaggttttctttgttaaaaaaaactcACTTTGCAGAGTCTGATTTCTTCCTCTTCGTTAAACCTAGCCGCCGCAAGTCAACCACGCCGTTTGTTCCTACTCCGTTTTTTCATATATTCTTCACCATTTCTTCTCCTTCTGCTTTCATTCTCTCTCCAGATTCAACCAACTTCACATCCATCGCAGAGTTTCGTTACTGTGTTAAATCctcaaacaacacatcaatattTTGTGGCCATGAAAGGAGGAAGGAAGAATTTGAAAAGAGCATCAGAGGAAAAACATGTAACTCTCGGAGACGGCCAATGCATCATGCAAGTAGTCTCTCTTCGAGGCTCCAATCTTATTGAGGttttacaaattttatttatttatttttttataatattctttttcagtttcttaatCATAATTGTAATGTATTGTTCCACTACGATTTCTTTCAAGGTTATGGATGCAACTGGAGAGAAATCACTAGCTCTATTTCCGGCTAAATTCCAGAAAAGCATGTGGATTAAACGAGGTTCGTTTTTTACTTAACTACCAACTTCTTGTGCATTGTGAACTAATGATTTTTGTgttatcattgatgattatagttgatttttttctcaattttcagGAAATTTTGTTGTAGTTGATGAGAGCGGAAAGAAAGAGGCTCTTGAATCGGGAAGTAAGGTTGGGTGTATTGTTTCTCAAGTTCTTTTCTATGATCAACTCCGCGCATTAAAGAAATCTTCAGAATGGTGTGCTCTTGTTAACAACTTCATTTCTTACATATTTCACTTTACATACCTTGTTCATATTCTAGTTTTGTATCTAATGGGATCCACATGGTATCAGATAGTAGTTTTTTAAAATGATGTTTTATGTATAGGCCTGAGATTTTTAAAGATGATCTAAATGAAAGAGTTGTCGCGCAACAAGAGAATGAGTCGGACGCGAGTGATGATGATGGGTTGCCTCCATTGGAAGCCAATACAAACAGGATGAGACCTTTTGaaccagaagatgaagaatccgATTCAGATAATGATGATCATTTTGTTGGCTCACATAGTTCAACCAAAACTCTGTAAAATATATTCTTGAACTGTATCCATGTACGGAGGAGTATTTGATTGAACATTAAAGAATCCAGTTTGCATTAACATGTCAAATTATAG
Above is a genomic segment from Vicia villosa cultivar HV-30 ecotype Madison, WI unplaced genomic scaffold, Vvil1.0 ctg.000282F_1_1, whole genome shotgun sequence containing:
- the LOC131626322 gene encoding uncharacterized protein LOC131626322; translation: MKGGRKNLKRASEEKHVTLGDGQCIMQVVSLRGSNLIEVMDATGEKSLALFPAKFQKSMWIKRGNFVVVDESGKKEALESGSKVGCIVSQVLFYDQLRALKKSSEWPEIFKDDLNERVVAQQENESDASDDDGLPPLEANTNRMRPFEPEDEESDSDNDDHFVGSHSSTKTL